A stretch of Schaalia odontolytica DNA encodes these proteins:
- a CDS encoding ArsR/SmtB family transcription factor, translating to MLTIASRLDVMNRLGRAMADPTRSRILMSLLDGPSHPAVLSRELGLTRSNVSNHLTCLRDCGIVVAEPEGRQTRYEIADPHLAAALTALVDVTLAVDESAPCIDPACSVPGCCAASSSGDAS from the coding sequence ATGCTGACTATTGCTTCGCGCCTCGACGTCATGAACCGGCTCGGCCGGGCCATGGCCGACCCGACGCGTTCCCGGATCCTGATGTCCCTGCTTGACGGCCCGAGCCACCCCGCCGTGCTCTCGCGCGAGCTGGGGCTGACCCGCTCGAACGTGTCCAACCATCTGACCTGTCTGCGCGACTGCGGCATCGTGGTCGCTGAGCCCGAGGGCCGCCAGACTCGCTACGAGATCGCCGACCCGCACCTGGCCGCGGCGCTGACGGCACTGGTCGATGTGACCCTCGCCGTGGACGAGAGCGCGCCGTGCATCGACCCAGCCTGCTCGGTGCCAGGCTGCTGCGCCGCGAGCAGTTCGGGGGACGCCTCGTGA